Genomic segment of Caretta caretta isolate rCarCar2 chromosome 4, rCarCar1.hap1, whole genome shotgun sequence:
caaactcactctcctgctggcaatagctcatccaaactgaccactctccaagtttaaatccaagtttaaccagaacgtctgggggggggggggtaggaaaaaacaaggttcAAGGAGAATGATAGGGAAGAGGATGCAAGACTTAGCCAGAAAAAAGTCCTAGAAATCATGGTGAGCCCGGTTTTGATGGCGTAAAAAAGTAATACCGGAAGGGATTCAGGCAGGAATTAGCTGGAGGGAAATCAAGGTAGCTATTGTTTTTAACCAGTTCAAAGAATtgagaggggaagaaggagatGGGACAGTAGTTAGAGGCAGGTGGGTGTTAGGACATAAACATGTTTGAACATTCATTGGAAGAAGCCAGAAGAAAAGGATGAGGCAAAATGAGGGAGTGAAAGAGGGAGGAAGAGATAGCAGCAGCTAGGCAGGGAAAGTCTCAGGGGAATTGTCAAAATATTCACATTTAGAGTGTGTTTTTCCATCTAGCACACAGCAAGTTGgccacactgcaggccacagattAAATGTAGCCCTTGGAATTCTATTATCTTTAATATGGAGGTGCATCCCATTGGGATCACTGCTCCTAGGACACAATGCTCCTTCCTGAGCCAATCCAAGGCCATAACCTGTTTTAACCAAGACAGAGTACAACATACTTGTCCAGAGCTCTTTCATAGGGTGCACTTCCATGTTACAGATAATGGCAGTTACAACTGTTCAGTTTAATGCATGTTAGACTCCGCCCTTAACTCCCGGCAAGTTGCTAATATGACCTTAGCTGAGCAAAGTTTGGATGCCTCTGATCTGATGGAATCATTCTGACAAGATGACTCACGTAATGGCAATCTCtcaaattattttgtttgtttttacagaattaaagatacagaaaactcAGATACATCCCTCAGTAACAAAGTACCATCAAGGCAAACTAGCTAAACATTCCTtcatacataaaaataaatacactcTAGTATCTTCAGTTAAATTGCTTTGCCAATAATCAGGAAGCTCATGAAAAAGACCATAATAAAAAAAGTCCACATGAAGAATCTGTCCATCACTTTTGCTACCTTTTTCCACTCAATTCCTTTCGCGCGGTTTGCTTTGTGGTCTCTGACGCAATTAGCAATATACTCAATATTCTTTATCAGTACTTTATAACAGGAGCAGCAGTTAACAGCATCCTTAGCATTTTCACATTGAATTCCATTACTGTTATTTAAATGTCTATTTAGCTTCTTCTTTAGATCACTGTCTTTGTTTCTGTTCCTGGAAAGTTGACTGGTCACCCCCTCATGTCTGTCTTGCTTTTTCTGATACTTAAAATCCTTTCTTAATTTATGTTCTTGTGCTTTCACTCTTTGTGGACTTGTACAATTTTCACCCACATCATAAACAAAAAAGATCTTTGACATGTAGTCCAAAATAACCACTCTGGCCCATTGTGGAACAGGTTGGGCTTCTGCTCCACAGTGATGGATATTCATTATAATGATGGTCAGTGCAGTGGATGCTGTAATCATTGTCATAGTTGCTATGTAATATTTGCCTGTAATGtaaaaaaatatggaaatgtATATTAAAAGTATTATTCAAGTTAAAATCACCTCTTCAGAAAGGAACAAAAATCCTACAACATAAAGTGAAATGTGAGAAGCTATGGTCAGAATTCTGGAATCATCCTAATGCTCTGTAGTTATGGTTGCATTGGAATTTGCCACTTAAAATAGCATTTAAGTCCattcaaacaaataaaatctCCCACTGATCATGACTCATATTATACCATTTCAAAAGAATAACCACATAATTATCAAGGTAAATATTCACACTCTCTAATGCCCCAATTTCAAAAGCAACCATgtgaaagtctttttaaaaaatgttcacagTGAATTTCACATATTTTTAGGATCCCTACAAAATTTGTATCAACATTTACACACTTCACATTTGTTACAccacttttttttccaaattcaTAAATTAATTTGGAAAAAAGCCCACCCATCATGTAAGTGATTATATGAAATTATCATAACTGTTGATTTTCAACAAAGAAGCAGTGAAGATCACATTTTTCATCTCTGGGTTTCCAGATGCATGAGGGGCTGGGAATGTCTGCAGCTTGGCAAAACTAATGGGGGAAAAGGGGAGTCTGGAAGCTGAGCTGTGCAGGAGAAGAAGGCATATACACGCTTCTTTACTTTTTCCCCAACAGATCAGCTAGGGCTCACCAAAGAAAGGAGTTAGGAGGAGTCCTAGTTCTGCATGGCAGAACAAGCTGTGCTGTAGGTGTGCTCAGATTCTATAGAACCTAACAGGTTCTCAAACCAGGCCACCTAGGAACCAGTTGTTATATGAGAGCTACACCCTGGGATAGTGGGCTGCATGGTTCATGGGAAGCTAGGAACCTGCACCATAAGGAAAGTCTTCTGCAGCATACCTGCTCTGGATTGTATTAAAAGGGTTCTCCCACTCCCAGACAAGCCACAGAATATCCATCAAGTGGGCCAGAGAAGACACTAGCGCTTCCCCCACCGTCTCCTCCTGTATAATtgagctgctcctcagctcccacaTCTGACCTCTTCTCCTGTGAATTGTCCCCAAATCCTCACGTAACCTCTGTCCTTAGCTCAAATCCCCGACAGCCAGACCCTGCTCCTTGGAGTCGGGGCTGCTTGTGGGATTTAAGCCAGGATCAGAGTCTGGAATGGAACTGAGCCAGTAGATTTCCTTCTATGGCCCTGAGGGGAGAGAAAGTGCCACCCCACCCAACATGCCCTGACCTCTCCAATCCCCTAGCCATAGCAAAGGTGCTGTTCCACAGCTCAGCTGTGCAGAAACAGTCATAGGGAGCACTAATGCTTGTCTGGCTTTTCTACTTGACAGAGTTGCTATGATTTGCCGCCCCATGTCTTGTGGTCATCTCTGGTGAGCTATAGCAGGTCTAACCGGTGCAGAAGGCAGGGAAGACTTAGTTCTCACCCCTTCTCCATCACAACTCTGCATtccctgcagctctccctctTCCCATCCAACAAGTCACGTGATCCTCACCCCCACAAACTCCCTTTTGCTTCCAACACACAACCCACAATGCTCTCATCCAAAGTCTCAAGACAGCAGACTTCAACCAAATGAATCACTACACCAGTACCTGGAGCACCCTGTGGTCTCTCAGCCAATTACTGACCCATTACAGCTTGTGAACCCATGAAGATGGCATCCTGAAGTGTCTGACCTCACCCTCAATTTTCCTTCATTAACACTGCAGCCCAGGTTTTAGCACATCCATGTTTTATTATTAGTTTATCCCCATGCAGCACAAAATAATCTTGTCATAGAACTTCACTATATTTGTACAAGTACCATACACATTTGAAGTATTACACAAGGATTTAGAAACTTTGCATCACAATATTTATCTTTCCAGATTCCATTAATGATGTACAGTCTCCCTGACATTATACAACCACTATTTATAAGCCATGATAAAAATCTGAAATACCCACCTATCAAGGGCACATTTTCAGAAGGAGGCATGCTTTCTGCAACCATTAGCTGAAATACAGTTAGAGCAAGCAGAACTGTAACGCCAAGCGACACTTTTTCCCCAGAATCTGCAGGAAGGTAAAATCCCAGTGGGGCCAGGAAAGAGATCAAAACACAAGGGAGCAGCAGGTTAAATATATAGAAGGAAGACCTCCTTTTCAAG
This window contains:
- the CHRNA9 gene encoding neuronal acetylcholine receptor subunit alpha-9 isoform X3, translated to MLFSELFGDYSNALRPVEDTDKALNVTLQITLSQIKDMDERNQILTVYLWIRQSWYDAYLKWDKDEYDGLDSIRIPSNLVWRPDIVLYNKADDDFSEPVNTNVVLRYDGKITWDAPAITKSSCVVDVSYFPFDDQQCNLTFGSWTYNGNQVDIINALDSGDLSDFIEDVEWEIDGMPAVKNVITYGCCSEPYPDITFTLILKRRSSFYIFNLLLPCVLISFLAPLGFYLPADSGEKVSLGVTVLLALTVFQLMVAESMPPSENVPLIGKYYIATMTMITASTALTIIIMNIHHCGAEAQPVPQWARVVILDYMSKIFFVYDVGENCTSPQRVKAQEHKLRKDFKYQKKQDRHEGVTSQLSRNRNKDSDLKKKLNRHLNNSNGIQCENAKDAVNCCSCYKVLIKNIEYIANCVRDHKANRAKGIEWKKVAKVMDRFFMWTFFIMVFFMSFLIIGKAI
- the CHRNA9 gene encoding neuronal acetylcholine receptor subunit alpha-9 isoform X1; its protein translation is MKRNSLPFCCVSLWLVFTAMILRGVESAQGKYAQMLFSELFGDYSNALRPVEDTDKALNVTLQITLSQIKDMDERNQILTVYLWIRQSWYDAYLKWDKDEYDGLDSIRIPSNLVWRPDIVLYNKADDDFSEPVNTNVVLRYDGKITWDAPAITKSSCVVDVSYFPFDDQQCNLTFGSWTYNGNQVDIINALDSGDLSDFIEDVEWEIDGMPAVKNVITYGCCSEPYPDITFTLILKRRSSFYIFNLLLPCVLISFLAPLGFYLPADSGEKVSLGVTVLLALTVFQLMVAESMPPSENVPLIGKYYIATMTMITASTALTIIIMNIHHCGAEAQPVPQWARVVILDYMSKIFFVYDVGENCTSPQRVKAQEHKLRKDFKYQKKQDRHEGVTSQLSRNRNKDSDLKKKLNRHLNNSNGIQCENAKDAVNCCSCYKVLIKNIEYIANCVRDHKANRAKGIEWKKVAKVMDRFFMWTFFIMVFFMSFLIIGKAI